Proteins encoded together in one Methylobacterium sp. FF17 window:
- a CDS encoding MucR family transcriptional regulator, giving the protein MDEAAPNVPSDHIELTADIVSAYVSNNSIPTSELANLLASVHAAISGLVAGGSSTPKDGVEKATPAQIKKSITPEALISFEDGKPYKTLRRHLTLRGLSPEAYRAKHGLPVDYPMTSASYSAQRSELARALGLGQQRRAQSEAAAPDEVVSEAASETKPKRAGRPRKAAAE; this is encoded by the coding sequence ATGGACGAAGCTGCCCCGAATGTGCCGTCTGATCACATCGAACTGACTGCCGACATTGTGTCGGCCTATGTCTCCAACAACTCGATCCCCACGAGCGAGCTAGCCAATCTTCTTGCCAGTGTGCATGCGGCTATCAGCGGACTTGTCGCAGGTGGATCGTCTACTCCGAAGGACGGCGTCGAGAAGGCGACACCGGCTCAGATTAAGAAGTCGATCACGCCGGAGGCGCTCATCAGCTTCGAAGATGGCAAGCCCTACAAGACGCTGCGGCGGCATCTGACGCTCCGTGGCCTCTCACCCGAAGCCTATCGAGCGAAGCACGGTCTCCCGGTCGACTACCCCATGACGTCCGCCAGCTACTCGGCGCAGCGGTCCGAACTTGCTCGCGCTCTGGGGCTGGGTCAGCAGCGGAGGGCTCAGAGCGAGGCTGCCGCGCCGGATGAAGTGGTGTCCGAAGCTGCGTCCGAGACTAAACCGAAGCGGGCTGGACGGCCTCGCAAGGCTGCTGCGGAATAA
- the ihfB gene encoding integration host factor subunit beta, producing MIKSELILRIAEQNPHLYERDVEALVNTILGRISDALVAGDRVELRGFGAFSAKSRGARIGRNPKTGEAVSVADKRVLTFKTGKGMQARLNASEAPAERELEAKVPRLSRLA from the coding sequence ATGATCAAGTCCGAACTGATCCTCCGCATCGCGGAGCAGAACCCTCACCTCTACGAGCGAGACGTCGAGGCGCTGGTGAACACCATCCTGGGCCGGATCTCGGACGCGCTGGTGGCCGGCGATCGCGTGGAGCTTCGTGGGTTCGGCGCGTTCTCGGCGAAGTCTCGCGGGGCTCGCATCGGCCGCAACCCGAAGACCGGTGAAGCGGTGTCCGTGGCTGACAAGCGGGTCCTGACCTTCAAGACCGGGAAAGGCATGCAGGCCCGCCTGAACGCTTCCGAGGCACCAGCAGAGCGCGAACTTGAGGCAAAGGTCCCAAGGCTCTCACGCCTCGCATGA